The genomic DNA CAAATCTGAAGGGCATTTAAAGTCAAATAAGTTTGAATTTTCTATATCACTTTCTGAAATATACAACGCTAAACTGTCATTGGGGATACGTGCCCCAAAGCTTATTGTTAAATCCTGCGCAAAAACAGCAAATGAACAAACAAAACCAATAACCAATGATAATTTGAAACACTTCATAATGCTTTGCGTAATACTTGTAAAATAACGAATTGTCAAGGTATGTCATGGCCCATTTAAGTCTTTATCAACTGTATAAAAGTGTTTACTGTACTGACCATGAACGTAATAACTTTCATAATATGAAAAACAATTTTAAAGAAATAGCTTACAACGTAAACCTATGTTAGGCAACCTAAATTGTGTGGACAAAAATTAAATTACACCTGCCTTTCTTAATGTTTGGTACTTTGTTTACCTTTGGCTCTAGCTTTGGACAGACCTTTTTTATCTCACTTTTTATTCCATCTTTCACACAAAGCTTTGAAATCAGCGCTAGCACATTTGCAAATTATTATGGCTTGATTACCCTTGCCAGTGCCACTTTATTGCCAAAGCTAGGTCGTTATATAGATGAATGGGATCTTTTACATTATGCCACTGCTGTTGTTGTTGCTTTAGCATCAGGAATCATTTTACTGACTCAAAGTTACCATTATATACCATTTATTTTAGGTTTATTTTTAATACGTATGTCAGGTCAGGGGCTTATGAGTCATGTAGCTGTTACTGCCAGTTCACGATATTTTCAAAAAAACCGCGGTAAAGCCCTTTCTTTTGTCCTCAGTGGTCATCCAATTGGAGAGGCTCTGCTTCCCATAACCATGGTTTATTTAACCTTGCAGTTCGGTTGGAGACCCGCGTACTTAGCAGCCGCAGGATTTCTTTTGTTTATTTTATTACCCACTGCTTGGTCTTTGGTTAAATCTGCCCCTGATTTTAGAAAACTAAAGTCGGATATTCAAGAACCTATAAAACAAAACCAACCGCAAACAAATCCAAGCTCAAAGCAAACCATAACAAAAAGCTTTTTGCTTGCTATCTTACCATCCTATATTGCTGTTCCTATGTTTATTACCGCTTTATTATTCCATCAAAGCTTCATTGCTAAAAAGCTTGGTGTCAGCTTAAGCTTTTTTGCCAGCTGCCTAAGCCTATTTGCTATTTTTCAAATCATAGCAAACGTTTTAGTTGGAATGCTGATTGACAAATTTAGTGCAAAATCTATTTATACGGCCCATTTGCTTCCACTCATGTTAGCGCCTACCTGTCTTCTTCTGAGTAACAGTACCTTTTCCATTATAATGTACTTTATATTTTTGGGTATATCAGCTGGCTATGCCAGCAATGTAAAAATGGCTTTTGTTGCTGAGTTGGTTCCATTAAACCAATTGGGTAAACTTAAAAGCATGGCTGTTTCTGCCATGGTATTTTCAACCTCAATTGGTCCGGTTTTGTTTGCTCAAGTTTTCCGTATTTCAAAAAGTTACAATACCAACTATCTTGTTGTCATTTGTTATTGTTTAATCTCAGGTATTTTAGCACTGAGCCAAATCTCTAAAACCCAGGTATTTACTCCCAAGCTATAATAAGAACAATGAACCGTTATGCCTGTCCATATTTTAAATAATTGTTTATGTGTTTTCTCATCACTTTGTTAATCTGATTTTAAAGTTATTTTTTATCGATCCCAAGTTTTTGACAGTGTCACTCCAAGCAGTCTGGTTAAAGCCCTATTACGTGCAGGTCCCATTAAAGTTTGATCGGTATAAACTATACTCACTCCCCAATCATTGCTAAGTAAATACTGTAAACTCAATGAAGTGTTCCAAACCAATTGGTGCTCAGTTGTAGTGCCATTAATCTGAACTCCACTTTCATAGATGGGTGTTAGTTCTACACCTAATCGCATGCCTGAATCCCATAGTTTTGCACCGCCACCCATATTTGAGCTAAAACCAAATCCTGGATTAACAAACTCATTCTGCTCACCACTCTTAAACCTTCTAGCTAGAGAGTAATGCAACTCTGAACCAAGACTAGCATCAAAAAAACTCCAACTTTTTGCAAAAAGAAACCCAGTAGATAGCCTATAAAACCCCTGACTTAGCGCATCTGAAAATAAGGCATTGTTAGAATCATACACCGATTTTCCTAAAGGGACTGTAAGATTGGCAAAAACAAAGCCTTTGGGTTTCCACTTTGAATAACGGTAAAGTGGCATAAATTCCCAGCCCCCACCTAAAACTAAATCCCCTAGACCAAACTCAATTTCTTTGGAGCCTATAACTTGTCTGTATTGATAAATTAAGGGGAGTAGGAATCTGACTTGCCATCGATCGTGCACAATTCTTCCGCCTTCAATCACACTTGTGTTTCTAAGATCAATATCATCTGAATAACGTGGATAGTATCTTCCATCAGGAGATGCATCCATAACAACAGCAGAGTGCGAAAAATGAAACCTAAAAACAGACTTTTCATCCCCAGTTATAAGAGAAATGGAGGAACCATTGCCTCCACAACAAGGCGCAGCAAGTAGACGTGAAGATGTCCAAAGACAAGAGGTTAAAATCAGGTAAATGGTAAAAAATCTTTGGTAATTATCGAATTTCAATCTTTTCATAAACAACATCAAGCCAGTGATGATCGGCAGGTTTAAGTGAGGTACTCTCACAGGCATCTCTACTTTCCAACAAGCCAAGGTACAGGTCCCATTCACCCTTCATAGGGATAATAATATTTTTAAATTCAAAATTTCCGTCCGAAACCTCAGAAAATTCTGGAGCTTTTGCCAAACCATGACCCATAGAGCGCATATACAGAAACAGACATACTTCCCCTTCCGGGTTCACCAAGTCATCCGGCTCATCTTTAGGATGAACCTGAATCTTAGCAGTAATTTTTTGATACGGTTTTAAAAAAGGTGACCAGTCAAGGCTAAGACACATGTTCTCTTTAGCCAAGTAAAAAGAACAAGGTTCCTGGCGCATACTTGCTTGGCTATCTCTTACCGGGGTATCTTTCACTGTGGGTGGGCTTTGTTGATTAAAAATTGGCGATTGTTGACAAGCGCTGCATATTAGTAAAACAATAAACAATAACCCATACTGTACTTTTTGTCTCATCTGCTTATTTCACAACCCAAAGTACGGGTACGTTGAGTTTTAGGGTTTTGGCCGTTCTCAATCAATGTTAAAGTATCTCTAAGATAGTGTTTTTTTGCGGTATCTGGCATTAAACTGTCATCTACCCCACCTTCATAGACCAGACCACCGCTCTTATTCAACACAAAAACATGGGGTGTTTTTAAGGCTCCAAATTCATTGGCTAATTTAGCGTTTTCATCTCTAAACACTGGGAATGAAAGATTTAAATTTTTAAAATACAGCGCATCTTGCGTGTCATTTTCATCTTGATTGGAATGAACTCCTAAAAATTGAACTGAACTAAAATCTTGTGCCAATGTGTTCAGCACACTGATATGCCCATGAGAACATGGACATCGACTTGATAAAAACACAACCACAGTTGTTACATCATTTTTTATTTTTTTATCTGTCAAATTCGAATAATTTTGAAGCTTTGGCAAACTCGTTTGCAGTATATTCCTCAAATTATCTGCCCATAATAGGCTTACACCCATGCATATTGATAAAACGATTAACTTTAAACCAGCCTTAGACACGGCGCTTCATTATCATTTTTTTAAAACAATTGAAAGCTTAGCAAGCAGAAGTTATTGTGTATAACCAGAAGCCATGTATCCTACATTAAAAAGTATTTGATTATACGGCAATATTTGCTAATCAATATAAGATCCCCAAGCGTATACAATAAAAATAAAGGATATTTTATGACAAATAATTGGTTGAATAAGGTTTTACTTATACTTATTTTGAGTATTAAAGGTTTATCCTATGCACAAGTCTCAACTGAGCAAGAAGATAAAGTAAGTAATATTTTAATTTATGGTGATTTAAGCAAGGCTTTTGCTTATCAAGGTGATGACCCAAAACAAGAAAGGCTTTTTGCTATTATTTTTCCTCAAACCACACTAGAATTTAGACCAAGCATAGGCATACCTGATAACGAGTATATTATTGGTTTTTTAGCCATTGGCTCACAAAGGTATAATAAAGAATTCCTAGATGCTACATCAATGAGTGAAAAGGATAAACACTTTGTATCTATAATTGAGTATATTACGTGTAAACCAGCTAGAAGCAGAAACAAACAAGTAATTTCACTTTATAATTATTATAGTTCTAAACCAATAGAGTCAAAAAAGAGTGGCGGACATTACTGGAAAGATAAACTCATGTCGCGTTTAATACTTGATGAAAGCGAAGACAATATAAAACCTGGAACTTATGCTCCAGGAAAAAATCACTTTAGTATACTTATTCCATCACCTCCAAACAACACTATTCAAAAAGATGAAGGTACTTATAATATTTTATGGGGACACCATGTAAATTACTTGTTTTCAAAAAGCAGTCATTTGGAAGAAACCCTAATTGAAACAGCACAAAAACTTTGTTTTAGGTTGTTTAGAGCATAAGTTAAGGTTTAGTGATTATAATTTATTAAACTCTATCAACACACTTTGCAATCCATAATTCAAATAAGTTTTTTATTATAAAACATATAGAGGCAGTCTCCTGCCTCTATTGTTATGACTTTTATAAATAATCTAAACTAAACAAGGGTCCTTCTGTACCTTGCACTATTGGCATTGATCCGGATAAAGTTCCGCCATAGCCAAGTCTTGCTCCTGCAAGGACAATAAACCCTCTTGGATCTTTTGTATTAACTTCATCAGATACTTGATTAGCCCAAAGTGCTTGTCCACCCACATAATTTGAGTAACCAAAACGGCCACCATCATAATCTCCAATAAAGTTTTCATCACCCCAGTAAACCATTAAACTTAAACCCGCTGAAAGTTCAAATCCAAAACCAACTTGAGCTCCACCTAGAGAGTATAAATCTGCTTCCGGGCCAACACAGGCATAACCTTGTCCACCCATAACAGTAAGAAACGCCATTACATCACCACAGAAAAAAAACTTAACTTTTGTTGAGTCTTTCTGAGGTAAATTTGCTGCAATTTCCTTGTACTGTTTGGCAAATGTATTAATTTGTTCTTGTGAATAGTACTCTGTTAAATTAGATACTGTTTCTATTCCAAAAACTTTTTCCTGAATCTGTTCAACAGACATATTCTCAATGTTTTGACTCGATTTTGCTTGTACAGATGTAACTGCAAGCAACATCACTAAAGCAAATATGCTAGAATACTTAATTTTATTTTTCATCTCATTTCTCCTATTTTAAATTTTAATTGTATAGCTTTGGCATTTTTATTTATATTGCCAACACTTCATAGCTCGTATCTAGCGAATCAAAATGAACATAAGATGAATGAAAGTAAAATTTATCCTGACAGGATAAAAACGTTCCTAAACGATTATCAAAATTTAGAAAAATTAACTAAAAAGACTATTGATAACTTGGGTTAATTGATTATTTTGTATTCATCAAATAGGTCATCTAATATCTTTTCATCTTCGTAGCCTGAATTGATTGGACCTTTGTATTTTTTTAGTTTGGCTATGGACGCCACTCTACCTTGCCCATGATAAAGTACATCTGGATATATTTTTAAATCTTGATCATCATAACTTTTTATTGGTTCAATAATTTCCCAAGATTCTTTACGCAATTGTTCAACCAAATCTCCTATAAATAATGCCGCTAAATCATTTTCATGCAATAACAAAACGTGTTTAGGTGATCTTCCTAAAATCTCAACAGCCAAAGCATCATAAAAGCGAATACTTTTCATTAATATTTCCACATAAAATTTTTTCATATTCTCCATATTAATATCGCGCTTTTGTTTTAAAGCTTTTTGAAACAATGCCTCCATATACCAGTCATAATTATCAATTGTTACGTAGCCATCTTCATAGCCCATGCTTATAAGCCCTTCACGAATTTCCCTTACTTTATCAAGCGTATCCCCTCTTCTTAAGTAAGGAAATCTAAAATAAGGTGAAAGCAAATTATGTTTTTTTAAAAAAACATCTGCACGTTCAACCTCTTTAATAAATTCATCTACTGTTTGTTGATTGGCAGATAAATGTTGCCAAGTGTGGTTGCCAATCAAATGTCCAGATTTTTTATAATATTTTAAACGCTTTAGATTGTGTTTAACCACTGCATGCTTTGGGTTTGCATAAAATATAACTTGTGGCACATCTGCTTTTTTTAAAGATTTCACCAAAGCCCGTGATCTTTCTTTGCCCGTATAATAGTATCCATCTCCTCTAGGCGCATCATCAAAACTTAAAGATATTTGCTTTGCCCAAACTGGACTCAGAACGATTATGGTCACTAACCCAATATTAAGCGCTATGGTTTTCATGGTAATAAACTAGTCCTTTATCTATTGAATGTTATTTAATCTCTAACAGTGTTTTCTAGGTTATCTTCATCTAAAACTAAGCCTTGCCCATTGCTATTTTCTAAATTTTCAAAAAATGCATACTTAAAATCTTGATCAATATTAATACAATACTGTATGCGAGCATATTTAGACTGTTTTAACTCTATCACTTCTAAAATATCTTTCTTTTTCATTCCTAGTTTCAGTTGATTCAAACGGTATTGCTCCACTCCATAACAATCAAAAAGATGTGGATGAGATACATAACCCACAGCAAACAAGTCAAATGGATTAAATCCCTCTTCACCTACAAATTTCCATAATTGAAACCAAGGATTGATTTGTCTCCTCACTTCATACATTTTTTCATTAATGTTTCCTAAACGTTCCATATCGTATTGATCAAAAAACATTTGCCTTGCCAATTCAAAAGGTACAATTGTTATTTTTTTTAAAAGCTTTAGAACGAGATCACTAGAAAATATATCATGCGCAATATTTGCATCAGGAATATATTTTGGACCAATTTTAAACTTCCAGAATTTTTCACTTCTTCTTCCGCCAACTAAAATGAGGTTTTTGATTTTAGGTATCAAATCAGGTCTCTTGAGAATAACTGAAGCAATATTGGTTAAAGGCCCTAGTGCAATAATGATTAGGTCATCATTTTTCTCTAAGCTTTCAATCAATGCTATTTGTGCCTCAGTTTCTTTAAAGTATCTTGAACGTTTTGCTCCAGAATAAATAGGTATGTTTTTATTTTGCTCACTTACAACTTTAAGCGCTGACTTAAAAGCTCTGTGGTGTCCCGCATTACCATAAAGTGTTGCTATACCTTCTATTTTCATATTAGGCACATGAACTATATGAAGTAAAGCCAGAATATCATCCACATCATGAAAGTATTGTAAAAGCTTATTGTCATACATTGCAACATCTGTATCAATCCAAATTTTTTGAACTTGAGCACACGCGCATGAAAAAACTAAAAAAATGCCAACTAGATAAAATTTCATCAAAGCTTTCTATATTGTGACTAATCTTTAGCGCAATTTAACAAGGTTATGGCTTGCTGAATCAGTTGTTCTTTTTGTTTCAAGTCTAATTGAATTGGAAGTTGTGCGTAACCTAGTAAACGTCTTAAAATTTCAACTCCAGCATAATTTAATAAAGTAGACATATTTATTCTATTGCTGATTGTTTTAAATAAGCTTACATCTTGATCTGCAACAATTAAGTGGGCATACATTATGCCATAGTCAAACTCTTTTTCTCCCAAAAAACAAAACTCAGGATCTAAAACTTTTATACCAGAGCTGGTTTGTAACCAGCTACCTGGGTAAAAATCACCATGCAGCAAACTACCTGTATTAGAAGTTAAGTAACGCTGCCCTAAATCATTAATATTTTTTAAAAGTAATTTGTCTGTTATAACTTTAGATTTAACACTTTCTAAACCAGGCGTTATTTCATCTAAATCAAGACCATTATTATCTTGAAATGGAATAATAAACATATGAGCATGATTTAATTGACGCATTTTTTCATTTAAAAAAACAGTATTATCTTCTACTTCTAATTCATGTAAATGTTGTAAGATATAAAACAGCTGCTCAATTTCTTGATCTGTAATTTTTTTACCTTTATAAAGATCTGCATAATCTGTCCCTTTACCCAAGTCTTCCATAAGCAAAAGACATGAATCTTTATCATCGTGCAATACTTTTGGCATTTGTGCCGCTAAAAGCTCATTTTGTGCAACTTGATCATAAAATGCTTTTTCAACATAATTTCTTTGTATGGGAGCTTTTATTTCAGGAAATTTCTCAACCCAAGGTCGTGCTTGTTTTAATATATATGACTTTTTTGTGGTTTGAATACGCATGGTGCAATTCATATTGCCTTCACCCGCTTTTTCAACATCTGTAACTTGCTCTTCAGCTTTAAACCATTTCTTATTCTTTAAATAACTAAACAAATCAGCTTTATCATCTAGATCTAAAAAATAACCCTTTGGTAAATAATCAAAAAACACTCGTTTGTTTGGAGTTTTCATTTTAACAGGTTAATTTATTTTCTTGAAAAACACTATTTTCTAATACAAATTTAAAAAAGCTGTCTTTACAACAATCCATCACAAACAACCCCCTCAAAAACAATGTGGTATTTTTTATTTTTTTAAATGAATTTATTTATAAAAACTTAAAAGTAATGATTGTAATCTGTCAATTTCAGGAAAATCCTAAAATGTTGCAACTCATACTTCTATTGAAGAAGCATTTAGAAACTATTTTAAATTTAATGATAATCGTTATAATGATTATTTTGGGAAACTCATTCAAGCCCAAATTGAAAAAGATTTAGCTGGATATAATAGTTTAATATCTGAAATAAAAAGTGTCGAAGACCTACAAATTAGCTATATAGAACAAGTTAAAAATTTAAAAAATGCCAAAAACACCATTAAACTAGTAGCTGCTTTTAAAGAATAAGAAACTTAGTTCTATGCATAAGCGCCATGCTTATAAAAGTGCTAGATGTATTTTTAAATGCAATCCTTCAACATTCTGAGACACATCTAAAATTATACATCTAGACCTATACTTTCTAATTCAGTCTATTGTTCTCAAAATTACTATACTGTGAACTATTAGCTTCGTTTTGATTCAAAAGTCGATAAATTGCATTCCACTTCTTTCTGTCCTCTGGTGAAACTAAATTTAAAGCAGAACCTGTTGCTCCTGCTCTAGCTGTTCGTCCAATCCTATGAATATAGTCTTCTGCACATTGTGGAAGATCATAATTGATAACATGTTCAATATGAGGGATATCTAGTCCACGCGCAGCAATATCTGTAGCTACAAGGATACGGTATTTTTTATCTCTAAAAGCAGATATCACTCTATCACGCTTATTTTGATTTAAATTACCATGTATAGCGTCTGCACTAAACCCCATCTTTGATAGCTTTTCTGCCATTTTTTCTGTACCATATTTTGTTTTTACAAAAATTACAATTGAGCCTTGTCTTTTATCAAGTTGATCAAGCAATTTTAAGTATTTTTCAGATTGACTAATACGCAAAAGATCTTGCTTCACTTTTGTTGCAGGAGTTGAGGTATGATTAACTGCTATATACTCAGCGTTATTTTGGTATTTTCTTGCAATATTGATAATATTTTTTGGAAGCGTCGCGGAAAATAATAATGTTTGACGTTTACCTGTCATGTACTTCATTATATTATCTATTTGGCATGCAAAGCCCATATCAAGCATACGATCTGTTTCATCCAACACTAAGAAATCTGCATCATGCAGCATTAATACCCCACGACTTAGGTGATCATTAATTCTCCCAGGAGTTCCCACAATAATTCTAGGGCGACTTTGTATTTGACGTTCTTGTTTTGGTAAAGATTCTCCACCAATTAATAAAGCTGACTTTATATTTGAGTTATTACCCAACATCAGCTTTAGTTGACTCATAACTTGAGAAGCCAGCTCTCTTGTTGGAGTTATAACAAGTGCTTTCCCTCTAGAGCTAGATAATAATTTTGATACCAAAGGTATACCAAATGCTCCAGTTTTCCCGGTTCCTGTTTGAGCTGATCCTAAAATATCTTTTCCTTGTAAAGCCAATGGTATCGCTTTGCTTTGTATAGGTGTTGGTATAGTAAATTGTATATCTTTTAATGTTGATAAAAGAGCTTCTGATAAGCCCATTTCTTGAAATGTTTTCATTTTTTTCCTTTATAAAAAGTTAATTCATACAAACGCACATAAAGAGAACTGAATACGAACAGTTCAATCAAATCTTATTTAATGCTTTGGACCGACAGTTTTTAGAGAAGATCTTTTAGATAGCCTAGGGACCTAGGATATGTTGCTTTTGCAACGCTTACTTTTTATAAGAAATTTTATATACTTTTTTTTCACCTATCTTGAATAAGGTTAAAAAGCAAGCTTTTAAAATTTATAACCTAAGGACGCACAATATGCTTCACGATTTCAATTTAGAAAGCGTCTTACTTGTTACCCCAAAGTAACAGGGTGCTTTTTTACCAAGGTACTTTTTACCGGCTTAGATACCTAGTGACTTTTCAGTCTACTTTTGTTAAAACATATTATGCGGCAAGCCAAGCCTCATCATAAATACCCTATAAAATTGATCCTTTGGACTTCTTTTATTATCCAGTTGTATTTTTTCACTGTTCAAGGCCAGACTACAAACCAATCTTTTACTGGGTCTTACATCATTGTAATGAAAACAGACAGAAGCACTGTTAACAGTTTATCTGAAGACCTGAAAAGACTTAATTCAAGTTTATATTATGCTTTTGTTGATTGTACGGACAGCACAGGGCAAGTCAGCTGCTCTTTTTTAAGTCCCAAACTTCAAACAGTTGATCATGAGATTCAAACCATTGAAGATAAACTTCTTCTGCAAGGCAGTTGGGATACTAGCGGAACCATACAACTGTCAATGGATTTAAATGAATATCCCCTAGTCTATGCAGCAACACAACGATATTTTATGAGCAGAGACTTTGCGGGCATTGCTAAAAAATATTTACATATTGACAAAGAATGGGAATGGCTAAAAAAGCGACGTTTTATAGAAACCCAAGTACGTCTATCTTCCCAAGAAAGTATGGCTGCACTTGGTCCCAACGGTCTAACACCCGGTGAAAAAAGTACTTTAAATGCAAAGTTTGTCTTATATCCCCGCACATGGCCTAAAGAAGCCATCGTTCATGTCCCTTATTTTATTGGAACCTGGTCAATCACCATGGACCATAAAAGTTATGCCAGTGATAGCCCAAGTTATTCATCTCATATCAACCGAAACGGAAGTTTAGTCATGCTTCCATTTGATTTTAGAAAAACAGAAGAGACTTCAAACTAAAATTAACTTTCTATATAATGTAAAAAATATCAGACACTTTTTCAGATTTAAGATACAAGATCTGTATCAATCAAACTCACAAGATTAAAGTAACTGGTAACTGGCAAGATCTGTTTTCATATCAAAAGTTTCTACCCATTTAAAAACCATCTCTAAAAATAAAATAAACAGCACCTACCAAACATAAACTTGCCCACAATAAGTTCAGGCTTGGTTTGACTCCCATATAAAATATCGCAAACCCTACAAATACTATAAGAGTAATGACTTCTTGAATAATCTTGAGTTGTGGTAGTGTAAAATAACCAAAACCAATACGATTAGCGGG from Oligoflexia bacterium includes the following:
- a CDS encoding MFS transporter, which codes for MWTKIKLHLPFLMFGTLFTFGSSFGQTFFISLFIPSFTQSFEISASTFANYYGLITLASATLLPKLGRYIDEWDLLHYATAVVVALASGIILLTQSYHYIPFILGLFLIRMSGQGLMSHVAVTASSRYFQKNRGKALSFVLSGHPIGEALLPITMVYLTLQFGWRPAYLAAAGFLLFILLPTAWSLVKSAPDFRKLKSDIQEPIKQNQPQTNPSSKQTITKSFLLAILPSYIAVPMFITALLFHQSFIAKKLGVSLSFFASCLSLFAIFQIIANVLVGMLIDKFSAKSIYTAHLLPLMLAPTCLLLSNSTFSIIMYFIFLGISAGYASNVKMAFVAELVPLNQLGKLKSMAVSAMVFSTSIGPVLFAQVFRISKSYNTNYLVVICYCLISGILALSQISKTQVFTPKL
- a CDS encoding thioredoxin-like domain-containing protein translates to MGVSLLWADNLRNILQTSLPKLQNYSNLTDKKIKNDVTTVVVFLSSRCPCSHGHISVLNTLAQDFSSVQFLGVHSNQDENDTQDALYFKNLNLSFPVFRDENAKLANEFGALKTPHVFVLNKSGGLVYEGGVDDSLMPDTAKKHYLRDTLTLIENGQNPKTQRTRTLGCEISR
- a CDS encoding polysaccharide deacetylase family protein, which codes for MKTIALNIGLVTIIVLSPVWAKQISLSFDDAPRGDGYYYTGKERSRALVKSLKKADVPQVIFYANPKHAVVKHNLKRLKYYKKSGHLIGNHTWQHLSANQQTVDEFIKEVERADVFLKKHNLLSPYFRFPYLRRGDTLDKVREIREGLISMGYEDGYVTIDNYDWYMEALFQKALKQKRDINMENMKKFYVEILMKSIRFYDALAVEILGRSPKHVLLLHENDLAALFIGDLVEQLRKESWEIIEPIKSYDDQDLKIYPDVLYHGQGRVASIAKLKKYKGPINSGYEDEKILDDLFDEYKIIN
- a CDS encoding nucleoside hydrolase, with protein sequence MKFYLVGIFLVFSCACAQVQKIWIDTDVAMYDNKLLQYFHDVDDILALLHIVHVPNMKIEGIATLYGNAGHHRAFKSALKVVSEQNKNIPIYSGAKRSRYFKETEAQIALIESLEKNDDLIIIALGPLTNIASVILKRPDLIPKIKNLILVGGRRSEKFWKFKIGPKYIPDANIAHDIFSSDLVLKLLKKITIVPFELARQMFFDQYDMERLGNINEKMYEVRRQINPWFQLWKFVGEEGFNPFDLFAVGYVSHPHLFDCYGVEQYRLNQLKLGMKKKDILEVIELKQSKYARIQYCINIDQDFKYAFFENLENSNGQGLVLDEDNLENTVRD
- a CDS encoding phosphotransferase, translating into MKTPNKRVFFDYLPKGYFLDLDDKADLFSYLKNKKWFKAEEQVTDVEKAGEGNMNCTMRIQTTKKSYILKQARPWVEKFPEIKAPIQRNYVEKAFYDQVAQNELLAAQMPKVLHDDKDSCLLLMEDLGKGTDYADLYKGKKITDQEIEQLFYILQHLHELEVEDNTVFLNEKMRQLNHAHMFIIPFQDNNGLDLDEITPGLESVKSKVITDKLLLKNINDLGQRYLTSNTGSLLHGDFYPGSWLQTSSGIKVLDPEFCFLGEKEFDYGIMYAHLIVADQDVSLFKTISNRINMSTLLNYAGVEILRRLLGYAQLPIQLDLKQKEQLIQQAITLLNCAKD
- a CDS encoding DEAD/DEAH box helicase: MKTFQEMGLSEALLSTLKDIQFTIPTPIQSKAIPLALQGKDILGSAQTGTGKTGAFGIPLVSKLLSSSRGKALVITPTRELASQVMSQLKLMLGNNSNIKSALLIGGESLPKQERQIQSRPRIIVGTPGRINDHLSRGVLMLHDADFLVLDETDRMLDMGFACQIDNIMKYMTGKRQTLLFSATLPKNIINIARKYQNNAEYIAVNHTSTPATKVKQDLLRISQSEKYLKLLDQLDKRQGSIVIFVKTKYGTEKMAEKLSKMGFSADAIHGNLNQNKRDRVISAFRDKKYRILVATDIAARGLDIPHIEHVINYDLPQCAEDYIHRIGRTARAGATGSALNLVSPEDRKKWNAIYRLLNQNEANSSQYSNFENNRLN
- a CDS encoding DMT family protein gives rise to the protein MTAISTIALLIISNLFMTYAWYGHLKNMNTMPLIVTILVSWGIAFFEYCFQVPANRIGFGYFTLPQLKIIQEVITLIVFVGFAIFYMGVKPSLNLLWASLCLVGAVYFIFRDGF